The following proteins are encoded in a genomic region of Sulfurospirillum arsenophilum NBRC 109478:
- a CDS encoding DUF748 domain-containing protein: MQKKFLKNVLFWLIFLPLLYTLSGFVILPWWAQTKLPDLLKEKLNLNISIEKVLFNPFTFELHVNNFALHDTTGNNVATLEHLYINYEPSFLFKKEFFVKSFLVDNPFVDLKIDPKGNLNLLSLFATNTSNETNATANTSLVMPLIIEHVEIQNAKTTFTDERPSEPFKLELGPINYAVNNLSFYKDDLSIHALKIMLQNEEKISLASSASFEPLKFHGELNIVHLPLSTFWRYALPTIPASLTQGDLSLRVPFSIDLSKEKPLVSLEKATASLDGVHFVDTEKKSVIEVPSLKLDTIDFDLQTSKISIEKAIIAKPFVNLTLEKEYALNLVRLFTPIGTPQPKSETPAKHEKSSEWKFALKTLQMDEATIDVTDQNVKSTSIRFTPLKLLAQNITQDMNSPITYDFNSTIDTTASLNLKGTFIPASASLEMMINANALSLEKAQPYIASFTTTLIQDGVLSLNSKLKASFDQETTFKIEGDATISKFSLADKFKKPLVAWETLNVANVSYTLTPATLSIQNIMLDKPYINLDIKKDGTTNFSNLLKTSTTPPPAPSKTKKAPTKQDAMAIYIGNIVLKRGTTHFQDASLLLPFATFADRLTGTISTLDTKNTKPSVLKLEGKVDKYGYAKIDGSVLPFDLKDRANLKIIFKNIDMSSLSPYSGKFVGYAIKEGKLSLDLNYKIKKGLMEGANKINLDSLTLGDKVESKEATNLPLGLAIAILKDSKGQIDIDLPISGDLNDPEFRYGGIVWKAFGNLIGSILTSPFKLLGSMLGIETENLKSIDFAAGDYALIDSEEEKMEQYRQILEKRTELKLIITPSFNETLDTKALQDQNVTAQIEALIPKKSKEDDSYGKAIKKLYIQKYSDTAYNKLIKTYKEENLDVGAINDNLIAKIAESVTITPEALQALALKRADTIMQNLITKQKIAPQRVLKNEPQNSDAIREEWIGCAVSVSN; this comes from the coding sequence ATGCAAAAAAAGTTTCTTAAAAATGTGTTATTTTGGTTAATTTTTCTCCCATTACTCTATACCTTAAGCGGTTTTGTCATCCTTCCTTGGTGGGCACAAACAAAGCTACCTGATCTTCTCAAAGAAAAACTCAATCTTAATATTTCTATTGAAAAAGTACTTTTTAATCCTTTTACCTTTGAATTACATGTAAACAATTTTGCACTCCATGATACAACCGGAAATAATGTGGCAACGCTGGAACATCTTTATATCAATTACGAGCCTTCTTTTCTTTTTAAAAAAGAATTTTTTGTCAAATCATTCCTCGTGGACAATCCATTTGTTGACCTAAAAATTGACCCAAAAGGTAACCTCAATCTTCTGTCTCTTTTTGCCACAAATACTTCAAACGAAACCAATGCAACCGCCAATACTAGCCTTGTAATGCCTTTAATAATCGAACATGTTGAGATTCAAAATGCCAAAACTACTTTTACCGATGAAAGACCAAGTGAGCCCTTTAAACTCGAGCTTGGGCCTATTAATTACGCGGTAAATAACCTCAGTTTTTATAAAGACGATCTCAGTATTCACGCTCTCAAAATCATGCTGCAAAATGAAGAAAAAATCTCTCTGGCAAGCAGTGCTTCGTTTGAACCACTCAAATTTCATGGCGAGCTTAACATTGTGCATCTTCCTTTATCAACCTTTTGGAGATATGCTTTACCAACTATTCCTGCTTCTCTTACACAGGGCGATCTCTCCCTAAGAGTCCCTTTTTCAATCGATCTTAGTAAAGAAAAACCGCTTGTCTCTTTGGAAAAAGCAACCGCTTCACTGGATGGAGTGCATTTTGTTGATACCGAGAAAAAATCTGTTATAGAAGTTCCTTCACTGAAGCTGGATACGATTGATTTTGACTTACAAACCTCGAAGATCAGCATTGAAAAAGCCATCATTGCTAAACCTTTTGTCAATCTAACATTGGAAAAAGAGTATGCGCTTAATTTAGTGCGCCTTTTTACACCTATAGGAACACCTCAACCAAAATCAGAAACGCCTGCTAAACATGAGAAAAGTAGTGAGTGGAAATTTGCTCTTAAAACTTTACAAATGGATGAAGCAACGATTGATGTAACTGATCAAAACGTGAAAAGCACTTCAATACGCTTTACACCACTTAAATTATTGGCTCAAAATATCACACAAGATATGAATAGTCCCATTACCTATGATTTCAACAGCACCATAGATACCACCGCTTCTTTAAATTTAAAAGGAACGTTTATTCCTGCAAGTGCATCTCTTGAAATGATGATTAACGCAAATGCGCTCTCTTTAGAAAAAGCCCAACCCTACATTGCGTCTTTTACAACGACTCTGATTCAAGACGGTGTCTTATCGCTCAACTCCAAACTCAAAGCTTCTTTTGATCAAGAAACAACATTCAAAATTGAAGGTGATGCAACTATCTCAAAATTTTCGCTTGCGGATAAATTTAAAAAACCTCTTGTTGCATGGGAGACTCTCAATGTCGCTAATGTCTCATACACGCTAACACCTGCAACACTGAGTATTCAAAATATCATGCTGGATAAACCTTATATCAATCTTGATATCAAAAAAGATGGAACGACTAATTTTTCAAATCTTCTCAAAACATCAACAACCCCGCCACCAGCGCCTTCAAAAACAAAAAAAGCGCCAACCAAACAAGATGCTATGGCTATTTACATTGGCAATATTGTGCTTAAACGAGGAACCACGCATTTTCAAGATGCCTCACTACTTCTTCCTTTTGCTACGTTTGCTGATCGTCTTACTGGAACTATATCAACGCTCGATACCAAAAATACCAAACCTTCTGTTCTTAAACTCGAAGGAAAAGTCGATAAATACGGTTATGCCAAAATCGATGGTTCTGTTTTACCCTTTGATTTGAAAGACAGAGCTAATCTCAAAATTATTTTCAAAAACATTGACATGTCTTCACTCTCACCCTATTCTGGCAAATTTGTAGGTTATGCTATCAAAGAGGGAAAACTTTCTTTGGATCTTAACTATAAAATCAAAAAAGGGCTGATGGAGGGTGCAAATAAGATCAACCTTGACTCACTGACCCTTGGTGATAAGGTGGAAAGCAAAGAAGCGACCAATCTTCCATTAGGTCTTGCCATTGCCATTTTAAAAGATTCCAAAGGGCAGATTGACATTGACCTTCCTATCAGTGGCGACCTTAATGACCCTGAATTTCGTTATGGAGGCATTGTTTGGAAAGCTTTTGGTAACCTTATAGGAAGTATTTTAACCTCTCCTTTTAAACTTTTAGGTTCCATGCTTGGTATCGAAACTGAAAATCTGAAAAGTATCGATTTTGCAGCAGGTGACTATGCTTTGATCGACTCTGAAGAGGAGAAAATGGAGCAGTATCGTCAAATCTTGGAAAAACGAACGGAGCTTAAACTGATCATCACACCAAGCTTTAACGAAACCCTCGATACCAAAGCACTTCAAGATCAAAATGTCACTGCACAGATTGAAGCTTTGATTCCTAAAAAAAGCAAAGAAGATGATAGTTACGGTAAAGCCATTAAAAAACTTTACATTCAAAAGTATTCTGATACTGCGTATAACAAGCTTATCAAAACCTATAAAGAGGAAAATTTAGATGTTGGAGCAATCAATGATAATTTGATTGCGAAGATTGCT
- a CDS encoding epoxyqueuosine reductase QueH yields the protein MLVHICCSVDSHFFLQKLQQRYPQEKIIGFFYDPNIHPFSEHELRLLDVKRSCEKLGIPLHVGAYNYEGWIEAVRGLENEPEKGKRCLVCFDNRLEETARKALEIGEKVITTTLLTSPKKSIEQLEKALHEIAKRYNLDIVAPDFRKGGGTTEQFALAKEAMLYHQDYCGCIFALSVQREQQKRWADELSSPVRPQVLPSSIEERIELYEKVMELEAKETPFKLVREKFLNYRLLRAWIKNSDKEVIPSYILFYSTCKKESFKAKVETIIQDVGFLNKEDVRFISLKMFNNLSKTTYTNVEEMLRNPPTIEVEMAFRNSMIASPFASLTPLIILDEVKIGSYELFIQSFTYPDIRENLVLIR from the coding sequence ATGCTCGTTCATATTTGCTGCTCAGTTGATAGCCACTTTTTTTTGCAAAAACTTCAACAACGTTACCCACAAGAGAAAATCATAGGCTTTTTTTATGACCCAAATATTCATCCTTTTAGCGAGCATGAACTTAGACTCCTTGATGTGAAGCGGAGCTGCGAGAAATTGGGAATTCCTTTACATGTAGGTGCGTATAATTATGAAGGATGGATCGAAGCCGTACGGGGATTAGAAAATGAACCTGAAAAGGGCAAACGATGTTTAGTCTGTTTTGATAACAGGTTAGAAGAAACTGCACGAAAAGCACTGGAAATTGGTGAAAAGGTTATAACAACCACGTTACTAACAAGCCCTAAAAAATCAATCGAGCAGTTAGAAAAAGCACTACACGAAATTGCCAAACGTTACAACCTTGATATTGTTGCTCCTGATTTTCGCAAAGGAGGAGGAACCACAGAACAGTTTGCTTTGGCCAAAGAGGCGATGCTCTATCATCAAGATTATTGTGGTTGTATTTTTGCCTTAAGTGTACAAAGAGAACAGCAAAAAAGATGGGCAGATGAACTAAGCTCTCCTGTGCGACCTCAAGTTTTACCCTCTTCCATTGAAGAACGCATCGAACTTTATGAAAAAGTGATGGAGCTTGAAGCAAAAGAAACTCCTTTTAAATTGGTGCGTGAAAAGTTTTTAAATTATAGATTGCTTCGTGCATGGATTAAAAACAGTGACAAAGAGGTTATTCCTAGCTATATTTTATTTTATTCTACATGTAAAAAAGAGTCGTTTAAAGCAAAAGTGGAGACGATTATTCAAGATGTAGGGTTTTTAAACAAAGAAGATGTACGTTTTATTTCGTTGAAAATGTTTAATAATTTATCCAAGACAACCTACACCAATGTCGAAGAAATGCTACGAAATCCCCCAACTATTGAAGTAGAAATGGCTTTTCGAAACAGCATGATAGCGTCACCATTCGCCTCTTTAACCCCTCTTATCATACTAGATGAGGTTAAAATAGGGTCATATGAACTCTTCATTCAAAGTTTTACCTACCCTGACATTAGAGAAAATTTAGTATTAATTAGGTAA
- the fabZ gene encoding 3-hydroxyacyl-ACP dehydratase FabZ yields the protein MLIDVVEIQKILPHRFPFLLVDRITGLVPGESIEGFKNITIGEQIFQGHFPDHPIYPGVMIIEGMAQAGGVLAFKSMDEEKQEDTKEKVVYFMSIDNAKFRSPVKPGDQLVYKLNVLKHRGNIWVLEAKAYVDDKLVAEAELKAMIVDK from the coding sequence ATGTTAATTGATGTTGTAGAGATTCAAAAAATACTTCCCCATCGCTTTCCTTTTTTGCTGGTCGATAGAATAACGGGGCTTGTTCCAGGTGAGTCTATCGAAGGTTTTAAAAATATTACGATTGGTGAGCAGATTTTTCAAGGACACTTTCCCGATCATCCTATTTACCCAGGTGTTATGATTATTGAGGGTATGGCACAAGCGGGTGGCGTGCTCGCATTTAAGAGTATGGATGAAGAGAAGCAAGAAGATACGAAAGAAAAAGTAGTCTATTTTATGAGTATCGATAATGCTAAATTTAGAAGTCCAGTAAAGCCTGGAGATCAGTTGGTTTATAAACTAAACGTGCTAAAACACAGAGGTAATATTTGGGTTTTAGAGGCTAAAGCGTATGTTGACGACAAGTTGGTCGCCGAAGCTGAACTTAAAGCTATGATCGTGGACAAATAA
- the lpxA gene encoding acyl-ACP--UDP-N-acetylglucosamine O-acyltransferase has protein sequence MQNIHPTAIVEEGASLADDVKIGAYAFVSKDTTLKSGVEVMQGAQIYGTTKVGEETKICPYAVIGMPPQDTGYTPEDDVRVEIGRNVMIREFVTINAGTKKGGGVTRIGNNCFIMIYCHIAHDCQVGNNVIMANNATLAGHVHIGSFTVIGGMTPIHQFVHIGEGVMIGGASAVSQDIPHFCLAEGNRAVVRGLNSVGLKRRFEREDISAIQGAYKQLFRSENPIKETAAKLLESETNEKVLQMCNFIMESTRGIPFERKNNGQ, from the coding sequence ATGCAAAATATTCACCCAACCGCCATTGTTGAAGAGGGAGCGAGTTTAGCTGACGATGTAAAAATCGGAGCTTATGCGTTTGTATCTAAAGATACCACACTCAAAAGTGGTGTTGAGGTGATGCAAGGAGCGCAAATCTATGGAACGACGAAAGTTGGCGAAGAGACTAAAATCTGTCCTTACGCAGTCATTGGTATGCCTCCACAAGATACAGGCTACACACCAGAAGATGATGTACGCGTTGAAATAGGTCGCAATGTTATGATCCGTGAGTTTGTAACGATCAACGCTGGAACCAAAAAAGGTGGTGGCGTTACGAGGATCGGTAATAACTGTTTTATTATGATCTATTGCCATATCGCGCATGATTGTCAAGTGGGCAATAATGTCATCATGGCAAATAACGCAACATTAGCAGGGCATGTTCATATAGGCTCTTTCACTGTTATTGGCGGGATGACACCGATTCATCAGTTTGTTCATATCGGAGAAGGTGTTATGATCGGTGGTGCAAGTGCGGTGAGTCAAGACATTCCTCATTTTTGCCTTGCTGAAGGTAATCGAGCCGTTGTTCGAGGCCTTAACAGTGTTGGGTTAAAGCGTCGTTTTGAGCGAGAGGATATTAGCGCAATTCAGGGTGCCTATAAACAACTTTTTAGAAGCGAAAATCCTATAAAAGAGACAGCGGCTAAATTGCTGGAGAGTGAAACAAACGAGAAAGTGTTGCAAATGTGCAACTTTATTATGGAATCCACACGAGGAATTCCATTTGAGAGGAAAAATAATGGTCAATAG